Below is a genomic region from Eupeodes corollae chromosome 1, idEupCoro1.1, whole genome shotgun sequence.
GCGGGATGTTATTGTGGATACCTTCTCGtcgtcaaatttaaaatttttcagtgCTGTATAATCACGGacgtttatttccattttaatttgcaaagaaataattaaaaacaaaagaaataaatatatctataatatttgttgaaaaagaagTGACTTCGGTTTCAGTGCACCGTAGTTTCTTGACTTGTCTTGTCTTGTCAAAAAATAGATAGTAAGCTCCTCAAGAATGACAGATGTGAAAAGCTTTGATTCTTACGATATTTTAGATCGTAGATGtactgtttgttttgtttcaagagaactgtttgttttaaatattgcattttttgttgtACTTTGTTCACACTACTTTAAAATAGTTAGaggaaaaagtttttcaaaaatatttttgcaatccATTTAACGACATCGGTAAAAACAgcatatatgtatttatgttgGCTCTTTGTGCTTCTTCAACTAAATcgaaatatgttaaaattgatgtttttattaaaaaatgagtgATTCACTATgcccattacaaaaaaaataattaaaccagatgtcaaaattaaAGTGGATTTGCATAATTGCAAGATGTTCAATaattcctataaaatactatatattttttacaGCAAAGTGTAATGGAAtgacataaattgaaaaatgtaacaaaaactaaaaatagaaagaaaatcgGAAATATTTTATGACATCCAAAAAGTAttgctgtacaaagaaaaaaattttctATAATTAGGTACACGgtgtttttctttagttttaaaataataattaaaaggtACCTACAATTCGGTTAGGTATCACACTAAACTGAGAAAGAAATAAGTTGAATGAATCTCACAATTTACAAAACGTAAACAATGTAACATaatacattcaaaaattaagaagaatatGAATTTACTATAATCTTTATTTCTGCATTTCTCGAATCTCCTATAATGCAGAAATGAATGCCCTctgcattttgttcttttctctCTATCTTACAAACACTGGCgtaacattttaaatgatttagtaaaattttaaagccatttgaaaaaatgtactaaaTTTAAACATCTTACcatctcttaacaattttcttaaggtaaaattacagaatggctagtttaatttttagtaatttgctAAATCTTTATGACatgtacaattattcttataaaagcAGAAGATTGAATGGTCcagtcaacagttgggaattccaattagaaggtccgtttaagcgtatttgctttgtttatttttacgaactgtcactttttagacatgtttggaagctcgttttttaataaaagtcaatttattagttagcaaaacgaaaagaaaagttaaaaagttttagtaaagtgctaaatatttagcaaattgcttacAAGTTACATTATTAAATGTATCATGTAAGTAttaatgtttcaaattttgcgacattaattttatatgtaGCATCTCTTTTTTGCATGATACTTTTCCGTTGAAATGCTAGctctatttaaaataatattaaactctTTTATTGCAGAATTTGTCACTGGCTTTTTTACACTTGCATAGCTATTTTGATACCATTTAGTACGTGTTCAATTTCAGTCAACAGAATTATAACTAGAACACCGAAAGATAATGACATTGGCCTAATTTTTGGTAATCCGATCTAAGTGCAAGTGCATGTATTTGATAATTAAacctaattttgaatttttagatataaactttataaatacggcaaatgaagaaaaagaattattagaATGTCACATTCGTTCGGAAAATGAGTGCTGTATAAATTTGACAGAAAGCATAGTAACCAccaatgtatgtaaatataaatatatcaaaCCAACaaatgtcatacatttttaaaacatctcATCATTTTATTTCGTTGTCACTGAATAGTGAAATATACAGTTAACATTTTATCTCGCTCCAACTTTCTTATTGTAGTGGATGCGAGATGGAATTGTTAGACGTCAAAATAAATCACATAAATTacattaaacatttaaacttgTCAAATTGTTATTGTACACCAAATCTGCTTTGCCTATgagttttaattgaaataacaaatttgtttaaatttataggCTGGCAAAATTGTTGGTGGTTTCTTTGGATATATTGAACCAGGTGAAATGAAAACTGTTTCTGTAATTTGGCCAACAACTGTAAGAAtgtcaaaataatattcaaataccattaaattaaattaatttcttttattttcaactttttactTTACAAAGGAATTATTCAATCGTGTCGGATACTGTGATATTATAATTAGTTCAACAAATAATgtcaaaaacgaagaaaaacactttactgaaaaattaaaatttgacacTAGATTTGCCCAAATAGATCCATCGGGAACGACATTTAGAAAACGTaagtataaaaaagaatttattttaagaaactttaaagGCTTTTAAACATACATCTACAGGCCCTGATTATCAAGAGTGTTTGAATTGGGatatggattttttaaataactgtaCACGCAtaaattgtgaagaaaaataCTTTGGTAAAAGAAACTTCTATAATATAACAACAAAGATGTGCGAACCTGCTGCAAAATGTGAAGGAAAAAATGAAgtataattatttgtattaattatctGCTCAGTTTTTAACACTTAAGAGATAGGAGGAGTTGGGGGCCTCTAGGAAAAGTGATAATCGTGATTCACGGATTTTCACCGACGAATTTGGTCAGTTTACTGAGGTTTGATATAGCTTTAGTGCTCACGAGCCTCGAACAACGATTAAACCTCATACCTCACTTACTGCTTGAACAGAATGAGATGCAGCTGTAGCTAAAAAAATCACTGTAGTATAAGCTGTCAATAAAAACGGTCACTAATTTAGCAAAGGTCGCCCACAATGGTGTAGCGCAGGAAATTTATTCGGGCATGTTCAACgcatatgaaatttatatttgaactgaatttgtATGGTAGCATActataaaaaagttgtaaaaccagaaaaaattctcaaatgcattgaacgctcccaaaaaaaaaaaatgaaaagtcaaAGAATGAAATGGGTTTCCCCATCTGTCATCTCAAATGTAGCTTGTAGCGtcgccaaaagttaaagttgagtcAACTTGCGCTGCAGCTactgctacagctacagcttctCATTGTGTCCATGTATactattttcgtatcttttaactttgacCAGCGTTGccgccaaaaaataaaatttcgtgcaacgttttttgaaaaaatgtgccatttatgaaattttcgtgccatacgaaaataaaactgaagttgttcttttaaaataaatataaattgttactattaaaaaaaatcacttcctCTATTCGTGCATGtaggtattattattaaaaatatgtataaataatataaaaatataaatacgtaATAAAGCtttgttataataatttaaataaataaattagctgaaggttaaaattttgacaattattaggcctaataatttcattatatgaCATTATAgcattaattgttttgtatgacaatttgttttcgttgtttgttttaataatatttagccttaaaaacactCATTTTGCTGATGCACTTCCGTGAGGCAATCATACATTTGGAAATATTAATGAACAATGCTtcatcaattatattttttaattcatacaaCTTAAGCCTAAACGTGTTTGAATCTTCAAGAAAAACGCTAGCCcgaaattttgtcttataacaTCTTTCTCGCACTATAATAGATGAGAAAATTCtgatatgaaaatattaaatgtggcaaaaaacttttttatgtttgaattattttttaaacacattaacattaaattaagtttttttttttcaaattcttgcgaaagtttttatagaatatttgacaatcttttaaaacattcaatttttcgTTAGTCTCTAAATTTCGAACCTCTTCTGTGCATTcaaatcccaaaaaaatatcatctatTAGCTTACAGTTTTCGGTTTCATATCAAATatcatgtttgttttttgaagaattaacataatcatctttaaaaaagtttatttaggaaaatttggtgaaaaatagttatttctgaaatttatacatttatttttggggCTTCGCTTTGAAATGACAATAAGTTTGTCTGTAGAAGGTAGAACGTaatccaaaaaaattgaaatatgattttattcagTTATCATTCAGTAGGTCAAGGAGTCTTTTTGACTTTTcactattttcttcttttgcagCGAGtagaaaaaaatgagaaaaaaccatccaatttcttaacaaacatttaacacaaataaaagCCTGAGAATTGAAATCATTTGCCATTTTACTTTGCCTTTTAagactgttttttaaaaaactatatacaCCATTGGCTAATTCATGTATTTCTTTCGGAAGAGTAGAGCACGCATTTGAAACATATTTGAAAGAATGTGAAGTTCAACTGCTTGAGCAAATATTGAACTCCCCCTTTTTTACCAATTAAGTTTGATATGGGAATATTAtaagtttctaaaaaattaagtatggTTCTTGATACACTGTTCTTTTAATGGATATTGACACTGCGTTTACACTAtgagtttaaatttatgtaaaaagatTTACATAATAAAACGTGCCATATTCTGTTCAAGCAGTTAACTCACCGAATCGGCTAGTTACAATTACTGAACCACCCATTGGTTAGACATTTACATTCTGGGCACCTAACTGTCATAACTTATGGGGTTTTCATGGATACAATATAgaaatttattcttaatttataTCTGTCACAACACAATTTGAACCTGTTTTTGCATTGCAtagggcaaaataaattgatttaagataAAATCTGCTGAATTGGATTTTTCGGCAGATTCACCCCTCTTTGTACCAATgctaatcaaatttttaaaacgtttagGTGGAAATTTGACGTACACTTATACAATGACACAAAAAAACTATTCCAATCGTATTCCATGCGCcacgaaaacaaacatttttgtagatGACCATTATTCTCTCCTGAGTGTGAAAAGAATAAGTTGTGTCTAcacttttatataataattatgtattgtagatagtttaaaaatttgcaatatatttttaacttgataGATTTATGATATCTACTCAAATGAATGTTTGAACTCCGATGAACTAATGGATCctgaagaaatagaaaatataaaacggGGATATTATGAGAATAATACTTTGGATTTTTCGAAGGTGAGTAGACATTTCATACCTAAACTTGTacctttgcaaataaaaaaaatgtatcgtagaaatattgtaaatttttgtcTTTGCTTAATAAGTGGTATTGTTCTTAGACGTGTTCTCAATTAAAACGCATGTAATTTAATGCTAGGACCAAGAATTAAGCTTTATTATGTAAACAGAAGGGTTTGCCATAATGTTTTAATAATGGTTTCAGGCAAATGGCCACCACGGCTAGCCCACTTTTCGACCTCTGTTTGTATCAATTGGGGCCGTTTATCAGCAATTAGATGCCGAATATTCTCTTCGAAGGTGACAATCTTCTCGGGCTTATCCGGGCTTCgcaaaacccaacaaaaaataatccaactgggttaaatcacacgatcttgcAGGCCACGCCATAAGCTCACCACcataatttggtaaaaaatttgcaaaaacgTTGTTCAGGAGCAAGATTACTCAATATGGGACGGCATATAAAACttagcataaatcaagtgacagctgtcaaaaacacgAACTACGAAAAAAGTATTGGGCAAGTTCAGTCGACATAAGGGATTTAAACTTAAGGCAAGTTTTTATTATCTGATTGGCCAACTGTCGAAAAATTTCCTTCCaactaaggcaactttattagaAAGTTGACTGgcaagtaagtcaagaaaaacctTCCTTACTTCaagttaagtttatttatgtctaaataattgtttaacatGATCAAccgtcattttgacataaaaaaaacatgattttttattcaactgaaagctaaaagtttttactctttgatttatttatgttctGCACAATTTCTGCATATTTAAGTTGTGTTGTTAAATTGGagaagaaataagtaatatttctttacaatacaaaatacaaatcgtgacgGACTTGTAGAGTACCTGAGAAAtcttttgtagacaataatatttttggtagtttttgtacgatgaaaTGAAGGTTATAGTGAAGTTAAGATCtgagtataaaataaaaataaaattaggtggcgcaacagtccatgaagatacagggcctagtgacttacaactctcaaccattcctgtgtgcgagatggaaggaacctacagtttatatgccgaaaccgaacagctaattttgagaaagtactttttatatcaagaattacttttagaggatttgtcaattgatCATTTTTTTGTGCTACCATGtatattctacttaaaactaaaccctaaaacaataaaacaagaataccggccaaggcttaaaaccccatcgcgactacccactatcaagtgccgattgaagctataccaaaactggttctcctgcttcaccctatcagttcggtcccgttcggacacagccctactgagcCGAAGGAGCTCTggtccaccttgtgccatgacgtcccgattgtacgggagtcacctatccacggtttttcgtctgacgtggtagattagccaatctatcctgtatcagactgcatctatctaaaaagaggaatgcctctggtggaatgaagccgctcaagcgtgcactctctaaatactcgtcgcgtcgttcggatagaaccccccgaaaattaaattgttggtcgaagatatagctcttgcaatgtgacctcgaatgagttttatcacgaaattgtcaattctgttgattcgtgcCCCGTaatataggacctcgttggaatagtaatgcacgtaataacattcggctgttcgatataagcaaattatcttcactctggggtcaagccgactgctgtaaaacagccgtttcgtcagagcgaaggctcctctggcactggtcagagcagcatttatgtgtctgtcgaaatataaatactgatctaaccagataccgagacagtccaacgcactaaccatgagtatgtatgtataaatttaTGGCGTTTAAAAGACTATCTAGTTGCcttggtaaaaatatatgtacctagTTTAAAAGTATGCAGTTTACTGTAAATGTTGTCCCTAATATTGTCTGAACTGTCAAGTTATTAGAAAATActgaattgaaaatgaattggcAAGTATGAATTCCTGGTCCTTGGAAATAACTTAAGTGATATTTATGAAGtgtaaatcattttaaaggttgatAAGAGcattacaaaaaagttataagCAAAGACAATTTAGTCAAAAATAAACTTCTcgagattttttaaaacaaatgcaaaaaatgtattttttaagcaacccaaaaattaaaaatttctcacccaaaaaaagaaattaataaaatttgttgactaAATGGGCTGCCAGTAGAGATGGCAGAGTAGATTACGTCAGATAATCTACTCGGTAAACTACGTGTAGTTAATTGGATAAATTAcacgtttgatttgtttcatttcctACCTTAAATTTGTTACGTGTGCTACCTttacaaaaaacgttaaatttcaaaaagaatttaaaaaaacaacgagtgaataagtaacgactaacgattgaaaaacactgaaatatacataagaaccaaatatgttgcgtaaatgaaataaatcaaggtattcgaagttttatgaaagaaaaatgcaaatttaataatcatCTGTTGTCGTTCATTTTAAGAGTACCTATAGTGTATATGatatctatcaattttttggaacGTTCTAGTTAAGCCTGTTCCGAATTTTCGAGagttcgtttttctttttttttgcaattttttcttttcgatgcaatttgtcaatttggtggttgaatggacatttcaaactacgTTTTGACGTCTACCGCTACGACTGCTACATTTACGTAGCAGACGTAACAAATgtagtaaatcaaaaaaaatcgcatttctGCCATCTCTGGCTGCCAGCATTGTATTTGAATGTTTCTCTTCAAAATATCGATTGTGCTAATAAAATTGTGGGTCGGTTTACATGTGTCGGCTATATTGTGTACtcagaaaataaactttttgcaCAACTCTAaactaaaaggtttttttttaagaagtgttAAGGATAGACTTCCGCCAGTTCAACTTTTATcggaattttgtttaagttaagcCATTGTAACTGTCATATAGCAAcaatatggcaagttttgcattcttaaaaaactttgaactaGATATTCTagtcaaacatgacattatgaTGGTAGGGAAGTATACAAAAGTAGGTCTCCGTTTCCGTCCGTTAGTAGGTccaagaaaaatttgtttgctgaaaagaaaattcaaattttcttaaaaccaaatgGCTAAGGTAATAGTTGACTATAACTTTTTTGACAGTCAAagtgactatcattttcattccgtctgtgtaagattattcaactcaattcaattcgattgaacaattttagattcaaattgtcaaaattcgtttttgcctttgtgaaattttaaattgattcttataataTCATAATATCTAAATGAAAGAATCAAATTGGctgtgtttgaataaaattctttcttttcttgattttttagaatttcgtaagcttgtcggtcacaggaatgtgttttttaaaagaaacaaagtgaactaagaaaattttccaaccgtttgtgtaagcgtctggtagctctattcggaatttttttgtgacagctttttatgTATCAATTTGACCtacgtagatcaaattcgattatttcgatttgacaaataaaattttacttgtaTTGCTCCATAATGGTACGCCCTATAGAaccgttattatttttttttaataattatctgCAAAAGCTCTTGGTTTcgataatatttgatgatcaaaaatgcattgtaattaatttttataaaaaaaatattgaacattttttgaaatacgaTTTCTTGAAATcgcgtaattttttttaacgaaattacaattttaaacttaaaaatattttttggctctgattaaaaaattttacgtataaaaaattagctaaaaacaaaaacgatctaacgattttcaaataaaattgttgaaaattaaattttaattttgagaaatcaaattacattaaaattttttaaaacaaactttcgTTGCTGATacctttttaaatgtttaattcagGAAATATTTAACAGGCACTTTGCAAACATGAGCAAGTTCTTTTTTACACAGAAAAGAGAAAAACagtcaaacttctttataacgaactttcaaaggaacaaaaaatcgcttcgttataaagaagttttataaaaaattcgtcATATAGACACGTCAagtgttcttttatattttcaaaaaaaagtgtcacaaaaatttattttaaagaaatgaatgtcagttttgatttttgttttattataaaaatcttccaatttagtAAGGTGAAAATATGCATCATCTGATGTTTTATCTCTTGTTTCGAATATTATCAAATGCAGTTCACATATCATTATCATCGtgttttttcgaagaaattcgATTACAGCATTGTCATGTGATGAGTTGGCTTCTGTGTGAACTTTCTTcgacaaactttaaaattgtgcattcattctttaaaattgtcgaCAATGTACTAAACGATACACCAAATTTTTCTgcaacatattttttcttttctccccttttaactttttcaatcatCAATAACTTCTCTGATAGCGAAATAGGTAATTTTTCTACTACATATCCATGCATACACAcaggttcaaggcgggtcatgacacaattcatgctgcgtctaaactcgtttctgaaatccaatggaataaatcaaaacaacaatgcacaggttctgttctggttgatttggaaaaggcctttgacaccgtatggttaacctaaaactgagcaggcttggcataagcaagccattgttgtacatactttatgatatgattaacgatagaaagtttgttgtcaaaagtggcaatgtaacttctaccacaacattctcaattaaaaatggtcttcaacagggagcggtgaattcgccgattctcttcagcatttacaccagcgatctgataggtagtcttacaaaggcaattgcgtacgccgacgatctaattgcgtacagaacggcccgaaaggttgaggttattagaattctcttgcagcgtgatttcgacaagattcagcgatattgcgacgactggaaactgaaaataaatgtccagaattcagagacaattctgttccggactccgttggctagggccacgagggatacgtgtaagaattggcgcaagatggtaatcgttgatcttcacgggcagtcattagcgagcaaaagtgtagtgaattacctcggtatctggttagatcagtatttatatttcgacatacatataaatgctgctctgaccagggccagaggagccttcgctctgacgaaacggctgttttttagcagtcggcttgaccccagagtgaaggtaatttgctacatggccctcatacggccaatgatcgtttatggttgtcctgtgtggttcaacgttgccccttcccagatggagaagtttcgggtgttcgagcggcagtgtttacgacgctgtaccggcttatatcgaacagccgaatcttcttatgtgcattattattcaaacgaggtcctattcaacggggctcgaatcaacagaattggcgttctatccgaacaacgagtattttgagagtgcacgcttgagcggcttcattcccccagaggcattcctctttttagatagatgcggtctgatacaggatagattggcagttccgttaatctaccacgtcagacgaagaaccgtggataggcgactcctgtacaatcgggacgtcatggcacaaggcggagcagagctccttcggttcagtagggctgtgtccgaacgggaccgaactgatagagtgaagcaggagaaccagttttggtggcttcaatcggcacttgatattgggtagtcgggatggggttttaagccttggccggcttacatatttgttttatagttttagggtttagttttaagtagaataggcatggtggcacaaaaaaaaaatacaaaaataaaaaaaaaaaataaaaaaaaaacattaacaaaaagcattaaaaaaaaataaataattattaaaaaataaaaaaagacaacaaaatatgaaaaacaaaaaggttagatagttagatttgctgctgtggttgttctagttttaaatagtttataggtagaataggtagtctaagctagctttaagttttatttaaggacctaattgtaagtagtttgtaagtaaatataaaaaggatactgatattagttttttaaattttctaatgaatacaaaaataaatgaaattgaattgaagttaaaatagatcttagggccgaaagacATTAGTATTAGGTAtcattgtttaacttagagtgtccgtatgggaccattaagttagttgtaagttatggataattaggctagttttatgaatttttgtctactctaggtttaagattgaattaataaaaatgaattaaaaaaaaaaaaacgatacacCAAATTTTTCTgcaacatattttttcttttctccccttttaactttttcaatcatCAATAACTTCTCTGATAGCGAAATAGCTTTTGCAAAAATTCTCGACTTAAACAATTCACCTGTTGATACGCGTAATTTTTCTACTACACATCCATGCATATACACATTcactttaagaaaattcttctCAAAACGGGTAGTTCCGTTTTAAAATGAGGAATACAAATCGTAGTaacctttgttttaaaattttaaaattaacgtgTGTTTGAACAAAAATAGTTTCGCCACACACTACACAAACATGTTTGAGAGATATTAGTTGCTTGGTACAAAAAACATCTATTTTTGGAcactataatttattaaataaattgaaaaactcgTCCAGCGTTGACTTTAACAATTTTCATGGTAACTTTATGAAAATTGGCATCGGTTTGAGCAAAATTCAATACACACCACACAAACATGTTTGTGCAGGcatggaaaattcaaatttttttgattttgttcaaaccGTTTGCGCAAACACGCATCATCGCTACGCACGACTCAAACAGTtcgcacaaacatttttacaacaaaatacaTTCGTTTGCTCAAACAGTTTGTGTAGTGTATGGGCCCTATTACTTTCGGGACACAAAATAAGTTCCTTATAAAGAGAATTTCgctataaagaattttgttataaagaacCTAATTCGTatgagatatttcttaaggggAAGgggaacaaaatgaaattctCTATTACGATTACGTTATAAAGAACttcgttataaagaagtttgactGAAATGAGGAAGTTAACTTTTGTGCTACcacatatttgtttataaatctaACTGACTACTGtatactttgtaaaaaaaaaaaaaacaagcaaaagaaTGGAATAGAGCATAAACAAGttcgaatttaattttaaattgagtgATTAAACAATGCATTCCGTTGAAAAGCTAAAACTAATTAAAtcacaattcaatattttgcattttgttgataaagttaaaattttaaatcgtaAAAGCTTTTGGAGAAAATGACAAAAAGCTGCTGTGGCAACAATTAGAAAAGAGGGCGCCGTGGCTTAGTTGGTTAAAGCGCCTGTCTAGTAAACAGGAGATCGTGAGTTCGAATCTCGCCGGGGCCTAAGGTTAGAAAATTAA
It encodes:
- the LOC129941754 gene encoding uncharacterized protein LOC129941754 isoform X1, translated to MIVLGIINSRICHWLFYTCIAILIPFSTCSISVNRIITRTPKDNDIGLIFDINFINTANEEKELLECHIRSENECCINLTESIVTTNAGKIVGGFFGYIEPGEMKTVSVIWPTTELFNRVGYCDIIISSTNNVKNEEKHFTEKLKFDTRFAQIDPSGTTFRKRPDYQECLNWDMDFLNNCTRINCEEKYFGKRNFYNITTKMCEPAAKCEGKNEIYDIYSNECLNSDELMDPEEIENIKRGYYENNTLDFSKPNHENANTNDENICPSVEMYRKVKEQTIWTEIINGLSILILLFLLQVIATITIYSSVCFCVFLLVNWMSKMSVNNNIPPHKNL
- the LOC129941754 gene encoding uncharacterized protein LOC129941754 isoform X2; protein product: MIVLGIINSRICHWLFYTCIAILIPFSTCSISVNRIITRTPKDNDIGLIFDINFINTANEEKELLECHIRSENECCINLTESIVTTNAGKIVGGFFGYIEPGEMKTVSVIWPTTELFNRVGYCDIIISSTNNVKNEEKHFTEKLKFDTRFAQIDPSGTTFRKRPDYQECLNWDMDFLNNCTRINCEEKYFGKRNFYNITTKMCEPAAKCEGKNEIYDIYSNECLNSDELMDPEEIENIKRGYYENNTLDFSKPNHENANTNDENICPSVEMYRKVKEQTIWTEIINGLSIVIATITIYSSVCFCVFLLVNWMSKMSVNNNIPPHKNL